The following proteins are encoded in a genomic region of Arachis ipaensis cultivar K30076 chromosome B02, Araip1.1, whole genome shotgun sequence:
- the LOC107625335 gene encoding uncharacterized protein LOC107625335 isoform X2, translating to MFANQLLLLQRMEFLNSKIVKEIEQDLSGFKCGIAHLFYFGTAKFLKPGSYSWTTIAGTFGYAAPAIKKRMEKDIDKVGKIAHGVKTKVEAVNRDVMRRR from the exons ATGTTTGCAAATCAGTTGTTGCTGCTACAAAGAATGGAGTTTCTAAATTCTAAG ATAGTGAAGGAAATCGAGCAGGACCTATCTGGATTCAAGTGTGGCATTGCTCATCTCTTCT ATTTTGGGACTGCTAAGTTTCTCAAGCCTGGTTCATATAGTTGGACAACAATTGCTGGTACTTTTGGCTATGCTGCTCCAG CTATCAAGAAGAGGATGGAGAAGGATATTGATAAAGTTGGAAAGATTGCACATGGTGTCAAAACAAAAGTAGAAGCTGTAAACAGAGATGTAATGAGACGAAGATAA
- the LOC107625335 gene encoding uncharacterized protein LOC107625335 isoform X1: protein MILMFVMILKPSSIELFLRFIHFCYYYSLLIFMLIVNYKYSNSKNITCGVQCSSAPWKHALEEHEAHVSDFGTAKFLKPGSYSWTTIAGTFGYAAPAIKKRMEKDIDKVGKIAHGVKTKVEAVNRDVMRRR, encoded by the exons ATGATTCTGATGTTCGTGATGATACTGAAACCTTCCTCAATCGAATTGTTCCTGAGGTTCATACATTTTTGTTATTACTattctcttcttatttttatgttaataGTTAACTATAAGTATAGCAATTCCAAGAACATAACTTGTGGTGTGCAGTGTTCATCGGCACCTTGGAAGCATGCTCTAGAGG AGCATGAAGCTCATGTTTCAGATTTTGGGACTGCTAAGTTTCTCAAGCCTGGTTCATATAGTTGGACAACAATTGCTGGTACTTTTGGCTATGCTGCTCCAG CTATCAAGAAGAGGATGGAGAAGGATATTGATAAAGTTGGAAAGATTGCACATGGTGTCAAAACAAAAGTAGAAGCTGTAAACAGAGATGTAATGAGACGAAGATAA